Proteins co-encoded in one Oreochromis aureus strain Israel breed Guangdong linkage group 3, ZZ_aureus, whole genome shotgun sequence genomic window:
- the LOC120433647 gene encoding uncharacterized protein LOC120433647, with protein MNASGLPAGHLLPNLALNKTAVQSSNGDNIGFAFKAIDGNRDENYQKGSCTLTLSQSDPWWRVDLARVYTVGAVVITSGAGFENRLDGAEIWIGKSANFSDPERERCAVISHIPSGQTFYFPCSSIEGRYVTVFLPGSEKVLNLCEVEVYYGYPLPNVALKGEATQSSTLSFATASKAIDGRRNSFYTNGFCSHTAEDETNPWWRVDLQRSFTVTAVKVTNRGDCCAERLDGAEIRIGNSLENNGNNNPRCASISHINAGKTYTYRCDGGSMEGRFVNVFLPGQKKTLTLCEVEVYAAPAVEPLQNVALKKPTVQSSTAYAHLSSKAVDGYKNGNVRVAGFSHTKEETNPWWRVDLLAVYKVSAVTIINRQDCCSERILGAEIRIGDSLDQSGNQNPRCGIIESLDGTPTYTFHCDEMEGRYINVIMPAPLGVVTLCEVEVFASLPAPEAVTPSPTPPTPPPTPPTVSVQLGGRNVTVVGERLCWSDALMYCRRYYWDLLSLHSQQEQSELEQLLGLIPFSLTDHAWMGLRRSLSGDDWFWMSGHSMNFFNWPQDFVPYYYSSMCGAMSNGEHFLWQDLHCGEHLNFICQSGAGDNVQRVDFYSTKNVTTVK; from the exons ATGAATGCATCGGGACTACCAGCAG GTCATCTTCTTCCTAACCTGGCACTGAATAAGACAGCTGTGCAGTCTTCAAACGGAGACAACATCGGATTTGCTTTCAAGGCCATCGATGGCAACAGAGACGAGAACTATCAGAAAGGGTCCTGCACACTTACTTTATCACAGTCTGATCCTTGGTGGAGGGTAGACCTGGCAAGAGTGTATACAGTTGGTGCTGTTGTGATAACCAGTGGAGCAGGATTTGAAAACAGGTTGGATGGTGCAGAAATCTGGATTGGAAAGTCAGCAAACTTCAGTGACCCTGAGCGTGAGAG GTGTGCGGTCATCTCTCACATCCCCAGTGGACAGACGTTCTACTTTCCATGTAGCTCTATTGAGGGGCGCTATGTCACTGTGTTTCTCCCAGGAAGTGAGAAGGTCCTAAATCTCTGCGAGGTTGAAGTGTACTATG GATACCCATTACCCAATGTGGCACTCAAAGGAGAAGCTACCCAGTCATCTACACTCTCTTTTGCCACGGCGTCCAAAGCCATCGATGGCAGACGGAACTCGTTCTATACCAATGGGTTCTGTAGTCACACCGCTGAAGACGAGACCAACCCCTGGTGGAGGGTGGACCTGCAGCGAAGCTTTACAGTCACTGCTGTAAAAGTCACCAACAGAGGAGACTGCTGTGCTGAAAGACTGGATGGAGCTGAGATCAGAATAGGAAACTCACTGGAGAACAATGGAAACAATAATCCCAG GTGTGCTTCCATCTCACATATCAATGCGGGTAAAACCTACACATACCGGTGTGACGGAGGCAGCATGGAGGGTCGCTTTGTGAACGTGTTTCTTCCTGGACAGAAGAAGACTCTCACCCTGTGTGAAGTGGAGGTGTATGCTGCCCCAGCAG TGGAGCCACTTCAAAATGTGGCCTTAAAAAAGCCAACAGTACAGTCATCAACTGCGTATGCACATCTCTCTTCAAAAGCTGTTGATGGGTACAAAAATGGAAACGTACGTGTTGCAGGCTTTTCCCACACTAAGGAAGAAACAAATCCCTGGTGGAGAGTAGACTTGCTAGCTGTCTATAAAGTCAGTGCTGTCACCATCATCAACAGACAAGACTGTTGCTCTGAAAGGATTCTTGGGGCAGAGATTCGGATCGGGGACTCACTGGATCAAAGTGGAAATCAAAACCCGAG GTGTGGCATTATTGAATCATTGGATGGTACACCAACATACACATTCCACTGTGATGAAATGGAAGGTCGCTACATCAATGTGATCATGCCAGCACCTCTGGGAGTTGTGACGCTGTGTGAAGTGGAGGTGTTTGCTTCTCTGCCTG CACCAGAAGCTGTTACTCCTTCACCAACTcctccaacacctcctcccacaCCTCCCACTGTGAGTGTGCAGCTTGGTGGCAGGAACGTGACGGTGGTGGGAGAGAGGCTCTGCTGGTCTGATGCTCTGATGTACTGTAGACGTTATTACTGGGACCTGCTCAGCCTTCACAGCCAACAGGAGCAAAGCGAGTTGGAGCAGCTGCTGGGCCTCATTCCTTTCTCCCTCACAGACCACGCCTGGATGGGACTGCGCAG ATCCTTGAGTGGAGACGACTGGTTCTGGATGTCCGGACACTCCATGAATTTCTTCAACTGGCCACAAGATTTTGTCCCTTACTATTACTCCAGCATGTGTGGAGCTATGAGCAATGGAGAGCACTTCCTGTGGCAGGACCTGCACTGTGGGGAACACCTCAACTTCATCTGCCAATCAG GTGCTGGGGACAATGTGCAAAGAGTGGACTTCTACAGCACCAAGAATGTCACAACTGTAAAGTAA